One Mus caroli unplaced genomic scaffold, CAROLI_EIJ_v1.1 scaffold_12688_1, whole genome shotgun sequence DNA segment encodes these proteins:
- the LOC110287653 gene encoding beta-defensin 6-like — translation MRIHYLLFAFLLVLLTYLPAFSQLINSPVTCMRHLGSCQRSCYGGFRPVGHCGHPKIRCCHRE, via the exons ATGAGGATCCATTACCTTCTCTTTGCATTTCTCCTGGTGC TTCTTACTTATCTTCCAGCCTTTTCCCAATTAATCAACAGTCCAGTAACATGCATGAGACATCTAGGCTCATGCCAGCGTTCATGCTATGGAGGTTTTCGACCGGTTGGCCATTGTGGCCATCCTAAAATCAGATGCTGCCACAgagaatag